From the genome of Fundulus heteroclitus isolate FHET01 chromosome 9, MU-UCD_Fhet_4.1, whole genome shotgun sequence, one region includes:
- the LOC105938313 gene encoding dipeptidyl peptidase 9 has product MHKVKRLKTDDKTEDGQESIREALAGMTGVDELSDSTEVVEMEDVNPTQFQVEKHSWDGLRKIIHNSRKNTGVVINKAPHDFQFIQKDEASPHSHRIYYLGMPYASRENALLYSDIPKKVRKDALLVLSWKPVLDHFQASPHHGGFSREEELLRERKRLGVSGITAYDYHQPSGLFLFQANSSLYYCRDGACNSFITSPMNPTEVKGQNNGTRMDPKICPGDPKFIGFINNNDIWVTNIETGEERRLTFCHKGIGDSKDDPKSAGVATFVTQEEFDRFTGYWWSPAAREEADGGKTLQILYEEVDESEVEIIHVPSPALEERKTEVYRYPHAGSKNPEITLKIAEIRADSLGKIVSTQEKVLPVPFTRLFPNVEYITRAGWTKDGRYAWVVMMDRRQQNLQLVLLPPALFIPAEEDAAKRLESLQALGDAVHPFVIYRETSDIWINVHDIFHPFIQTSDDEFTFITVNESKTGFCHLYKMTSVLQRGSYNWAEGYTHSEDDFKCPVKEEVTITSGEWEVLANHGAKRSCSPQIWVDEEAKLVYFQGTKDSPLEHHLYVVSYETPGEIVRLTKPGFSHSCSVSQTFDMFISHYSSLTTAPCVHIYKLMGSDSDPLHKEPQFWASMMESSGYHFDAPPPEIFNFTGKSGYELYGMLYKPNNLVPGKKHPTVVFVYGGPQVQLVNNSYKGVKYLRLSTLASLGYVVLVIDGRGSCQRGLKFEGAVKDKMGLVEIDDQVEGLHYIADKYKFVDLSRVAIHGWSYGGFLSLMGLIHRPDIFKVAIAGAPVTLWMAYDTGYTERYLDTPENNQKGYEACSVALHVDKLPNEPNRLLILHGFLDENVHFFHTNFLVSQLIRAGKPYSLQIYPNERHSIRCPESGEHYEISLLHFLQQNL; this is encoded by the exons ATGCACAAGGTAAAGAGGCTGAAAACGGACGACAAAACAGAAGACGGCCAGGAAAG CATCAGAGAGGCACTGGCAGGCATGACGGGAGTGGATGAGCTCTCAGACAGCACAGAGGTGGTGGAGATGGAGGACGTGAATCCCACCCAGTTCCAGGTGGAGAAACACTCGTGGGACGGCCTGCGGAAGATCATCCACAACAGCCGCAAGAACACCGGAGTGGTCATCAACAAAGCACCGCACGACTTCCAGTTCATTCAGAAGGACGAGGCCAGTCCGCACTCCCACCGCATCTACTACCTTG GAATGCCTTACGCCAGCCGAGAAAATGCTTTACTCTACTCAGACATTCCCAAGAAGGTCCGCAAAGATGCGCTGCTCGTGTTGTCGTGGAAGCCGGTGCTGGATCATTTTCAG GCCAGTCCTCATCACGGGGGCTTCTCTCgggaggaggagctgctgcgAGAGCGAAAACGTCTGGGAGTGTCGGGCATCACCGCCTATGACTACCACCAACCCAGTGGGCTCTTCCTGTTCCAGGCCAACAGCAGTCTGTACTACTGTCGGGACGGCGCTTGCAACTCTTTCATT ACCTCTCCGATGAATCCCACGGAGGTCAAGGGCCAGAATAATGGCACACGCATGGACCCCAAAATCTGCCCCGGAGACCCTAAATTCATCGGTTTTATCAACAACAACGACATTTGGGTGACAAATATAGAGACCGGAGAAGAGAGGAGACTCACATTCTGCCACAAAG gcATTGGTGACTCTAAAGATGATCCTAAATCAGCTGGTGTTGCCACGTTTGTCACTCAGGAAGAGTTTGATCGCTTTACTGGATACTGGTGGTCTCCGGCTGCTCGTGAAG AGGCCGACGGTGGAAAGACTCTGCAGATTCTGTATGAGGAGGTGGACGAGTCTGAGGTGGAGATCATCCATGTCCCATCTCCGGCTCTGGAGGAGCGGAAAACAGAAGTCTACAGATACCCACATGCAG GTAGCAAAAATCCCGAAATCACTTTGAAGATAGCGGAGATCCGGGCAGACAGTCTTGGAAAG ATTGTCAGCACACAGGAGAAAGTGTTGCCTGTTCCTTTTACCCGTCTGTTTCCCAACGTCGAGTACATCACTAGAGCTGGGTGGACAAAGGATGGTCGATA tGCGTGGGTGGTCATGATGGACCGACGGCAGCAGAATCTCCAGCTAGTCCTGCTTCCTCCGGCACTTTTCATCCCTGCTGAAGAGGATGCAGCTAAAAGACTAGAGAGCCTGCAGGCTCTGGGAGACGCCGTCCATCCCTTCGTCATCTACAGAGAGACCAGCGATatctggatcaat GTCCACGACATCTTCCATCCTTTCATCCAAACCTCCGATGATGAGTTCACCTTCATCACGGTGAACGAGTCTAAAACGGGCTTCTGCCACTTGTATAAGATGACGTCGGTATTACAGCGGGGCAGCTATAACTGGGCTGAAGGATACACTCACTCTGAAG ATGATTTTAAGTGTCCAGTAAAAGAGGAGGTGACGATTACCAGTGGGGAGTGGGAGGTTCTGGCCAATCATGGAGCAAAG CGATCTTGCAGCCCTCAGATTTGGGTGGACGAGGAGGCGAAGCTGGTTTATTTCCAGGGAACCAAAGACTCTCCTCTAGAGCACCACCTGTATGTGGTGAGCTACGAGACGCCGGGTGAAATCGTCAGACTCACCAAACCCGGATTCtcccacagctgctctgtgagcCAG ACCTTCGACATGTTTATTAGCCATTATAGCAGTCTGACCACTGCTCCCTGCGTTCACATCTACAAGCTGATGGGCTCAGACAGCGACCCGCTGCACAAAGAACCTCAGTTCTGGGCGAGCATGATGGAGTCCTCTG GGTACCACTTTGATGCTCCGCCACCAGAAATCTTTAACTTCACAGGGAAGTCGGGCTATGAGCTCTACGGCATGTTGTACAAACCTAACAACTTGGTCCCTGGAAAGAAGCATCCCACCGTTGTTTTTGTCTACGGTGGTCCTCAG GTGCAGTTGGTGAATAACTCCTATAAAGGAGTGAAGTACCTGCGGCTAAGCACGCTGGCGTCTCTGGGTTACGTGGTTCTGGTCATCGACGGTCGGGGATCTTGCCAGCGAGGACTCAAGTTTGAAGGAGCTGTAAAGGACAAGATG GGTCTGGTGGAAATTGACGACCAGGTGGAGGGTTTGCACTACATAGCCGACAAGTATAAGTTTGTGGACCTGAGTCGCGTCGCCATCCACGGCTGGTCGTACGGAGGCTTTCTCTCCCTCATGGGCCTCATCCACAGACCAGACATATTTAAG GTTGCCATCGCAGGAGCTCCAGTGACGTTGTGGATGGCCTACGACACCGGCTACACAGAGCGATATCTGGACACGCCCGAAAATAACCAGAAGGGATACGAAGCGTGCTCCGTCGCCCTGCATGTCGACAAACTCCCCAACGA GCCAAACCGACTGCTGATCCTGCATGGATTTCTAGACGAGAATGTGCACTTTTTCCACACTAACTTCCTGGTGTCTCAGCTCATCCGAGCAGGAAAGCCGTACAGCCTTCAG